In the genome of Primulina eburnea isolate SZY01 chromosome 13, ASM2296580v1, whole genome shotgun sequence, the window ttctatgtgtgatccaaataagagatacgtctcacaaatacgatccgtgagaccgtctcacataagtttttgctttATTATAATAGTAATTTATTTGATGTTACATGTACGAACCGAGCAACCAGATAATAGATTAATgtggaaaataaatttaaaatgcaGGTCAATACTGTGAATTATCTTTTATTTAAATCCAATTGCCCTTAGTGATTGTCTCCGAAAATAAAACTACAAATTTTGTAACGTTTTACTGATGTAACTATTTAGTttaatcatgaaataaataatttaaaatttataaaattatttgttATACATGATATTAAAATTATCACTATGTGTGTGCTATTTAATTTaccatgatttttttatttttttaccgcGATTTAATATGATATTAGATTCATATAAAGTAAGCAAATTAAGTTAAGTATCAGATATGAATTATGTTATAAAGATTAAACTAAGAGGAAGTGGAATGAGTTTAAATACAAATGGATATTGGATAGAATACCAGAATTTTTGTGAGGGGATACAAAAtctgcatgtgattgctaagATACAAAAGGACTTTATTCTTGttccaaaaggtgaaatcgctcactTTAGACGTCCTCACCTCCCGACCCGACAGgaatgtgagaggaggtaaatcatggtgactcagccaaccagcagcagctagaccttatgctacgccgcgcacaaggagctccccctcattggagggactcgatccctggtcattgctccaagatttactgctgctgaccaactgagctaAGCCCATGCGGGCCAAAAGGACTTTATTCTTGAACAGATAGCAGGGGAAGCTTATACAGTTCCATATAATATTAGGAATTCTGATAAATATGTTAATGTTTTGATGCTTTTTGGTatgatttaatttcaaaaattatctACAGAAATGATCTCTAACATGGGAGAATAATCACCCGAAAATCAGAAACGAATATTCACATATCAATGACAAATTTAGAGTTATGAGCCGATGTGTCGAGCTTGTTGCGGTTTAGCTGGTACAAGTCTGCTGCCGGGACCCTACATTCTCGAGCCAATCGACCACTTCTCTTATAGTCGGCCTCTTCATGGGGTTCTGGTTTACGCACATGCACGCGACATCGAGAACGCGCAGCATCTCTTGCTCAAAGTCTTTGCCTTTGAGGAGGGGATCGAAGATTTCTTCCTGTTTTCCTTCATTCCTCAACTGATGTACCCATGCAACCAACTCTCTCGACTTCTTGGGCCTGAACAACTCAACAGGTCTCTTGCCTGTTAATAGTTCAAGCAGGACAATTCCAAAGCTGTAAATATCACCTCTTAATGTGGCTATCCAGGATTGACTGTACTCTGGTGGGATGTAACCAAGGGTACCAACCAATTCAGTAGTGACATGAGTCCGATATGGAAGAATCATTCTTGCCAACCCAAAATCTGCCACGCGAGCTTCGAAGTTATGATCAAGAAGGATGTTACTGGACTTCAGATCGCGGTGAATGATGTGTGGTTCACAGATCTGGTGCATGTAAGCTACTCCATAACTAGCCCCTTGAGCAATCTTCAGTCGTATTGGCCAGTTAAGTTGGGATGCTCCATCAGGTTTTTCATGCAACCAGTAGTCCAGGCTCCCTTTCTCCATATAAGGATATATCAGCAATCTAAATCCGGCATGCATAGAGTAACCTAACAAAGTAACAAGGTTCTCGTGTTGGGCTGTCGATAATGCTTCCACCTCCGCTTTAAACTCCCTTTCCATCAAACCCATGTCTCCAGAAAGCTTCTTGATTGCCAGTTTAGTGCCATCCGCCAAAATCGCTCTGTATACCAAGCCGAAACCTCCACAACCGATTATATTTGATTGATTGAAATCATCTGTGGCTTTCAAGATATCACTTATCGTTAGATCCTCTATTTTTTTCTTACTGTTGTCAAACAATATGACTATGCTATTGTCCTCACTAACCCTGGGAAATACTCCAGACGAGTTGAAGGACACTGTCTCTAGATCGTTTCTTTCTGATGTATCTCTCGGTTGGATTTTTCTCTTCGAAAAGACCCAGAATGATATAAGACTCAGAGTAAAAATAGTTGTACAAATCACAAGGGTCAGTAAAACAATGGTTTTCTTGCTTATCCCGCTCCGATTTGTTGAATTACTCGTAGTGTCCGATTGACCAGAGCAAGACTTCACCCGACCACACAACCCCGGGTTCCCTTCAAAGCTTGAATTAGGAAATGTGTCGAACTGCCCCCCTGTGGGTATGGGACCTTCAAGATTATTGTATGCAACACTGAAGAAAGATAAGAAATGGAGATTTCGAAGCGAAGCGGGGATTTGGCCGGAAAGTTGGTTTCCTGAGAGGTCCAGTTTCTCCAAGTTTGTAAGATTAGATATCGTGTCCGGAATGCTGCCAGAAAAACTGTTATTGCTAAGATCCAAGGTTACTATAAACTTCAATTGACCAATCTCTAACGGGATAGTACCGAATAAACTGTTATTACCGAGATATAAAGCAGGTGGTAAGTTTGTGAGTTGATTGTATTGCTGGTTGGAGGCATTATATGGCTGAACAAACACAGGCAACTCTAAGTAACTGCTGTCGATTTCATCCCAATTTTTCTGGGATGCCAGCCTTCTCAATGTAGTAAATTCCATCGGGAAGTATCCTGAAAGTTGGTTGAATGATAAATCCAAGTAGAAAAGGTTTTGGAAACTTCCAACCCAACTCGGAATAGAGCCCGTTAGGTTGTTATGCGAAAGATCAAGAACCTCGACCTTCGCTAGCTTGATTAGCCACTTTGGAATTACACCAGTGAATGCATTCCCACCCAAAGCCAATACCTGGATATTTTGAAACCCGTCTGAGCTGGTGAAGTTCTCAGCATCAGGCAGTGCTTCATGATAGAAATTCATGGAGAGGGTCAGTGTTTTGAGGTTCTTGCAGCCTTGTAGGATCGTTAATGCACCTGATATATTGGTTAGGCTGTTGTTAGAAAGGGAGACAAATGACAGATTCTGCAAAGCCGTTATACTGGGAGAAATCTCTCCACTTAGCGAGTTAGTTGCCAGCCTAAGCGCGACGAGTGTTTTGCACTGGAAGAGCCTCTCCGGCAAGCCCCCGCTGAAGTTATTGTTGCCCAGATCAACTGACCTTAGCTGCAAAAATCTAGAGAAATCAAAAGTGGAAATCTCACCTTCCAGGAAGTTGACCCTTAAATACAGTGTTGTCAGTTTCGTGCAATTCGTGAGCGAAGAAGGAATTGTGCCATTGAGCCTGTTTATGTGAAGCTTCAGCACCTCCAAGTTGGAGAGCCTCCCAATGTTCTCAGGAATCATCCCTGTGAAGAGATTACCATACAATTCCAGGATTCTGAGCTTGTTGAGCTGGGTAATCTTTTCATCAATATATCCAGATAGCCTATTGCCCGGGAAGGACAGCTCCTCCAATGCCGACAACCCAAAAACATCATGCGGCACCTCGCCAGAGAAATTGTTGAAACCCGCCCGTAGACTCACCAGATTCGAGCACAAGCCGAAACCTCGTGGTATAGCGCCCGCAAACTCATTGTTGGAGAAATCAATCCTCTGGAGCGAGCGGGAAAAACCACAAACATCCGAAGGAATAGATCCGAAGAAGCCGTTGTTGCTGACATCAAAACTCCTCAAGCTCGACCCCTGCGCCTGGAAAAAAGAAGACCGAATCCTCCCAAGGAAGTGGTTGCTGGAAAGATTGAACACCTGAATCCCAGCAGGCAACTTATCCGACAGAGCCAACTCTCCCGTGAGCCGATTAAGGCTCAAATCGACAACCCGGAGCCGGTTAAAGGATGAGAAAAACCCATCTGGAAGAGGCCCAGAGAGCCCATTGTGAGAGAGACCGAGCAGAGAAAGAGAGGAAAGATTGAGAATAGAAGTAGGTATGGTGCCCACTAGTCCTCTGGATGGCAACCACAAACTGGTGACCCTACCAGAGCTGCTGTCACAGCCAACACCTTCCCAAACACAGCAATCAGCCGAAACAGACCAATCCAAAGGAGGCGCAGCGGAGACACTGATGTTGAACAATGACAAAGAATCGAGATCAAGCTCATTACAGGATCCATAGCAAGAACTGATCACGGATGCTATAATCAGCACTACATTCAAGAAATggttatgatgattttgaagaGATAAGCAGGAAGAAGGATTGAAGAGCATGGCTGCTCTATTCGTTTCCGTAGCCTTCAAATCAGTTTGATCATAATCATCATATCATATTCTGTTCGTTTTCATTGATCCAAGATCAGATTAGATCAAGTCAATCCCACCTAGAAGAGAGTGGGTGATGTTGACATATATGGAGCAATATTAAAAGCTGAGTTCTCCATTGATAGCGTTTACTTTTAAAAGCCCTTTGAGACGGCAAATTGGctttcattatatatatacactaccatttgcattattttaatgtaTCAAAGTAAAAGCGTGTTAGTTGATGCAGCTGCACCTAGTcattatcatatatatatatatatatattactcataaaatgaatatataattttgatatatttcatCATGTCTAATAAGTGAATAACACTTCAGTAATTGACACATAAATTGATACAATTAATGGACatgatataaaaattatatatatgtgtgtgtgttagtTTTATTAAACGGTGTCCTCCACATAAGTGATATTATGTCTATTAATTGTACTCATCGTTGTAACGACTCATCTGAATAATATATAATGCTGATATACTTCATCATGTCTAATAAATGGGTGAGTAACACGCGAGTGGTGGTGgacacataaatatatatatataattggtggacatcaaaattatatatatatatatatatatatatatatatatatatatatatatatatatatatatattagttttATTAAAAGGTGTCCCCGCATAAGGCCGATTTGCGGCATTTTTGACCCATTAGAAGCAACGGTGCGCAACTTGACATATTAAGTAAGACGTCTCCCTCTCCCAGATGTTTGACTTTTGCTCATTATTCCTATCTATTTATGTTGCCTATTTTGAGCGTCTAATCTCCCTCTCCCTCTCCCTCTCCCTCTCCCAGATGAATATTGTTAATTATTAAAAACGAGTAATTAATATCGCTTATTTTTATACATTTATATGTAcagtgaattttattttttttatattaattgaacGACTgtgaaacaaaataattttaatgtaATTAAACTTATTTTGTTGAATCGAAAAAaacacttttttaaaaaaagaatttaACTATTAATTAAAccttataaattaataaaatttcctGGTCTCCATATTATTAATCGATAGAGGTGTAAAGTATGTGTTTGTGTGTAATATACATGTGTATTGCTAAGtatgaatattttataataactttaatttttaaaatattaaaaaatttattatcgTAAATCCACTAGCACACAAAACTatctcaaacttatcaaagtttaaatTGTCATATCACTCATCATCCAAAAATTATTATGAAACaccataaattttttataaaatataatatatatatatatatatatatatatatatatatatttatatttaatatacACTCCTCGTGAGAACGATACTTACTTTCATATATTAAAACTTGATAACTGTGCGCTTGCAAGCGGAAAATACGCAACAAATACTAGCTTAAATAGGCAACAAACATATGCTTTAATTTGGTGTCAGTCCTTACTGAATTAGCTCATAGGCTAACTGACTGTTGAACTCAGAGAATGTCTTCATATCAGTTTAATATATCGTGAACTATTGAGTACCATCAGATCAATATATTTCTATTGTAGCCTTGTTAGATAGCTTCTAGAATTAGATCAATTCAGTTTAGCAGAGTTCATTCCATCAGTTTAGTTGTCCAGTTTTGTCAGTCCAGTTGATTTGTCTTCATTAATACAATTTGCTGAATTAGTTTAGTTTTATAGTCACCAAAACTTAGTCTGATattatcttaattttttttcatttttggtgTTGTCAAAACTTAGCAGTATTTGCAAATATTAAGAGAAACTTTAAGagaatttaaaactttattAAAATGAAAATAACCGGATAAAAAcgttaacaaaataaaatctacATACTGAAAAATTGGTAAGATGAATGGCTTGATCTGTAACCACTTCTTGAACTTTTATGCCCACTACTGCCATGTGGTTTTTTGTGCTGAGAGGAAGAGCGCGAAGGAGCAGATAATTTAGAATTTTCTGAGTCTTTAGGCTTTATTGTTAGGTTTTTCTAGCTCCTTTAGTCTAAGCTCTTTTAGTTTACATCTTTTTTTGGCATCATCATGCCCAAGCTGAAGAAAATTGACCACTTTAGTGATTTGGGTGCCAACAGCTTCATTTGGTAGACATGGCAGTTTGAGCTTGGTCAACTTGAAATCTAACAGCAAAAAAATGTAATTGAGTCATTTTAAGATATGTTATTTTTCCAAAATGTTCATTAAAAATTTTGAGAACTTCACTGATCTACGACTTGATTTTTGTCTATATCGTATCAAGATCCAGAGTAGCGGCAATTTGATTGGTATAAAGTCCGACAACTTCATTCTATATACTAATCAAGGATATATGACTATCGTCATATTGCAGGGGCTTAGATTGTGAACACATCACTGATCTAATTTGAGTACCTCTACAAGATAGACCTCAACAGAAACTTTGTTACCTTGTTCTGAATTATGTATGGTTGGTGGTGAATGATTTGGAGAGTTTGGTGGAAGATTTAATTCCATAATATTCTTTTCAATTCTCAATTTCAGATCATATTGATGCTTAATTTAATCATTGATATCCTCAAAGTTTTGTGCCGAATTATTTTGTGGGGAGTTCCGATCACTCGTTTTAGCTTGAAGCTCTTCTGAGGTTGGGGGAGGATAAGTTTGAAACAAATTGTAGATTAAATCATCATATGATGTTCCTTTTCCTTGTGCAGAGGTGGAATGGGCGAAGATGTATCAGGGACAACTTATGATATTTCCACTTGGTTTATAGtgtttaataattttttgggATGAGTTACAGTTGTCTGAACATATTCTGTAGCAGATAAACTTTCCAGAGTTTGCAACATGGCAATAGTTGTGGTAGAGGAACTTCCTGAAGGCTTGATGAAAGGTGAAGAAGAACTTGAGCTTTCTTTATCTGTTCCTCAGCTTGTTATTCATTCAGTTGATTTGCTGAAGATTGAGGATGAGAGGACTCCTCTATATGATCGAGCTGATTAAGCTGTTTTCCCAAATCCAACTAATCTTATTTGGTTTTTGCTTCAGGTCTGTTCATAGAAAAAGGTAGTTCCATATCTTCCCTCATAACTTTAACGTCAATTGACAATCTAAGAGCGTCCATTTCTAACTGAATTATCATAGCAGCAGCAACTCGAGCTTCGAGACTGTGGGATCAAAATTCTTTGTTTCTTATTCATCAAGATTCTCAATGTGCTTTCTCTCATAATCATTACTAGAAATTCTCTGCTTTCCAAGGCCTCTAAGATCAGATATGTCTCAGTCCATTCAAAGATCCGATTCTCATGATTAGTTATAAACTCCAATTCCTCAAAGTTTTGATTGAGAAAAATGGATGACCGATATGTGATCCAGCCATTTGtgaaacaattttcaactaggTGTGAACTATGATCTTAACTTCTTGCATTGTCTTTCCAAATATAGTACTGGATAATGCAAGTTTCCTTGGATACTCTTAAATAGGTAACCAACATATGCTTTAATTTGGTGTTCGTCCTTACTGAATTAGCTCATAGGCTAACTGACTGTTAACTCAAAGAATGTCTTCATATCAGCCCAATAATTAGCACAAGTGCTCTAGAGTTGTTTGACTCAACTTAATATATCTTGAACCATTGAGTACCATCaaatcaatatatttatattttagccTTGTCAAATCGCTTCTTGATTTAGATCATTTCAGTTTAGCAGAACTCGTTCTATCAGTGTAGTTGTCCAGTTTTGTCAGTTCAGTTGAGTTGTCTTCATTAATACAATTTAGTCTTATAGTCACCAAAACTTAAGTCCAAATATTATCTTAATTTTTTCCTTTTCGGTGATATAAAAACTTAGCAGTATTTTGCAAATATTGGAGAAACTTTAGagaatttaaaactttattGAACTAAAAATAACTGAAAAGAAgcgttaaaaaaaataaaatctataTACTGAAAGATTGGTGAGATGAGTGGCTTGGTCTGTAACCACTTCTTGAACTATTATGCCCACTACTGCCAGATGGTTTCTTGTGCTGAGAGGAAGAGTGCGAATGAGCAGATTATTTAGAATTTTTTGTGTCTTTATGCTTATCGTTAGGTTTCTCTAGCTCCTTTGGTCGCTCTTTTGGTTTTTGCCCTTTTTTTGGCATCACCATGCCCAAGCTAAAGAAAATTGACCACTTCAGTGATTTAGGTGCCAACAGTTTCATTGGCTAGACAAGTTGGCATTTAATATTAGAAGTAAAATGTAGTTGACTCATTTTAAGATATGCAAATTTTCCAAAATGTTCATTAAAAATTTTGAGAACTTCACGGATCTACGACTTGATTTTTGTCTATATCATATCAAGATCCAGATTAGAGGCCATTTGATTAGTACGAAGTCCGACAACTTCATTCTATATACTAATCAGGATCGATTGATTATCTTCATATTGCAGCGGTTTAGATTGTCAACACATCACTGATCTAATTTGAGTACCTCTATAAGATATACCTCAACAGAAACTTTGTTATCTTGTTCTGAATTCTGTATGGTTGGTGGTGAATGACTTGAAGAGTTTGGTGGCAGAATTAATTCCATAATATTCTTTTCAATGCTCAATTTCAGATAATCTTGATGCTTAATGTCATCATGGATATCCTCAAAGTTTTGTGTCAAACTATTTGTGCAGCGTGCTGATCACCTGCTTCAGCTTGAAGCTCTTATGAGGTTGGGGGAGGATAAGCCTAAAATAAATTGTAGATTAAATCATCATATAATGTAATTGGAGGTGGAAAGGAGGTTATTTGATGTTCTTGTTCCTTGTGCAGATGTGGAATGGATGAAGATGTATCAGGGACAACTTATGATATATCCACTTGGTGTATGGTATTGACTAATTTTGTGGGCTGAATTACAGCTGTCTGAACATATTCTATGGCAGCTACACTTTCCCGAATTTGCAAcatggcagtagttgtggtagAGGAACTTCCCGAAGGCTTGTAGAAAAGTGTAGAGGCACTTGAGCTTCTTTAATATGTTCCTCAGCTTGTTTTTCATTATGTTAATTTGTTGAGGATTGAGGATGAGATGACTCTTTATCTGATCGAGCTTATTAAGATCTTTTTCTAAATC includes:
- the LOC140810054 gene encoding tyrosine-sulfated glycopeptide receptor 1-like, producing the protein MLFNPSSCLSLQNHHNHFLNVVLIIASVISSCYGSCNELDLDSLSLFNISVSAAPPLDWSVSADCCVWEGVGCDSSSGRVTSLWLPSRGLVGTIPTSILNLSSLSLLGLSHNGLSGPLPDGFFSSFNRLRVVDLSLNRLTGELALSDKLPAGIQVFNLSSNHFLGRIRSSFFQAQGSSLRSFDVSNNGFFGSIPSDVCGFSRSLQRIDFSNNEFAGAIPRGFGLCSNLVSLRAGFNNFSGEVPHDVFGLSALEELSFPGNRLSGYIDEKITQLNKLRILELYGNLFTGMIPENIGRLSNLEVLKLHINRLNGTIPSSLTNCTKLTTLYLRVNFLEGEISTFDFSRFLQLRSVDLGNNNFSGGLPERLFQCKTLVALRLATNSLSGEISPSITALQNLSFVSLSNNSLTNISGALTILQGCKNLKTLTLSMNFYHEALPDAENFTSSDGFQNIQVLALGGNAFTGVIPKWLIKLAKVEVLDLSHNNLTGSIPSWVGSFQNLFYLDLSFNQLSGYFPMEFTTLRRLASQKNWDEIDSSYLELPVFVQPYNASNQQYNQLTNLPPALYLGNNSLFGTIPLEIGQLKFIVTLDLSNNSFSGSIPDTISNLTNLEKLDLSGNQLSGQIPASLRNLHFLSFFSVAYNNLEGPIPTGGQFDTFPNSSFEGNPGLCGRVKSCSGQSDTTSNSTNRSGISKKTIVLLTLVICTTIFTLSLISFWVFSKRKIQPRDTSERNDLETVSFNSSGVFPRVSEDNSIVILFDNSKKKIEDLTISDILKATDDFNQSNIIGCGGFGLVYRAILADGTKLAIKKLSGDMGLMEREFKAEVEALSTAQHENLVTLLGYSMHAGFRLLIYPYMEKGSLDYWLHEKPDGASQLNWPIRLKIAQGASYGVAYMHQICEPHIIHRDLKSSNILLDHNFEARVADFGLARMILPYRTHVTTELVGTLGYIPPEYSQSWIATLRGDIYSFGIVLLELLTGKRPVELFRPKKSRELVAWVHQLRNEGKQEEIFDPLLKGKDFEQEMLRVLDVACMCVNQNPMKRPTIREVVDWLENVGSRQQTCTS